The following are encoded together in the Gordonia insulae genome:
- the sigK gene encoding ECF RNA polymerase sigma factor SigK produces MTADPASDVAALPALLDRIASGDSEAFARFYDLTCDRVYGMVLRVLRDPGYSEEATQEVFLQVWRSAGSFDRNAGSALSWLITLAHRRAVDRVRSESASTRRDIAYGLEDTRSAFDEVTETVTSQETTREVVGCLETLTDVQRQSVDLAYYHGLTYREVAERLTVALPTVKSRIRDGLKRLRQCLGDPDA; encoded by the coding sequence GTGACAGCAGACCCCGCATCCGACGTGGCCGCGCTGCCGGCCCTGCTCGATCGGATCGCCTCCGGCGACTCCGAGGCGTTCGCCCGTTTCTACGACCTGACGTGCGACCGCGTCTACGGGATGGTGCTGCGTGTGCTGCGCGATCCCGGGTACAGCGAGGAGGCCACCCAGGAGGTGTTCCTCCAGGTGTGGCGGTCGGCCGGTTCGTTCGACCGCAACGCCGGGTCGGCGCTGTCCTGGCTGATCACGCTGGCGCACCGCCGGGCCGTCGATCGGGTCCGCTCGGAGTCCGCGTCCACCCGCCGAGACATCGCCTACGGTCTCGAGGACACCCGCTCGGCCTTCGACGAGGTGACCGAGACGGTGACCTCGCAGGAGACCACGCGTGAGGTGGTCGGGTGCCTGGAGACGCTGACCGACGTGCAGCGCCAATCGGTCGACCTCGCCTACTACCACGGGCTCACCTATCGGGAGGTCGCCGAACGCCTCACCGTGGCCCTACCGACGGTGAAGTCCCGTATCCGCGACGGTCTGAAACGCCTCCGGCAATGTCTGGGAGATCCTGATGCCTGA
- a CDS encoding helix-turn-helix transcriptional regulator: MTTEPETWRQLHAVLDGPLPEIAQRFSRFLASDSPHEALVIFTRECTGRPRKVAGASEIVDRVSIDELDAIKESVARGVVVDAAGVLGGTSRNLRILRDESDTLLVLVPRKSSRGGRAAAPDCLLRAWFAIVATSIRQQVAQASPDYLAESRAASSERARTIAQLTETHEDTLGSILGTLRSRDLDDRTARASAAETASSALIALRSVGDTDRKLATEAVATAFARLQAELEPVLRHLEADVEYVQPATDGRSLPGEIAHAARAIARAVAVALGAQPGVTRLRIAWQSRGHDLVVDIRDQCAGGLDADALERQLSGRLRTLDGTLEVETIAGWGNRVTATIPLETPAARPDEDLLSSLNPRELEVLGHLALGRRNKSVAAALGVSESTVKFHVTAILQKLRVSNRGEAGLLGARAGIAAD; encoded by the coding sequence GTGACGACCGAACCGGAAACCTGGCGGCAGCTGCATGCCGTCCTCGACGGACCGCTGCCCGAGATCGCGCAACGATTCTCCAGGTTCCTGGCGTCGGACAGCCCGCACGAGGCGCTCGTCATCTTCACCCGTGAGTGCACCGGGCGTCCGCGGAAGGTTGCGGGCGCATCGGAGATCGTCGACCGAGTGTCCATCGACGAGCTCGACGCCATCAAGGAATCGGTGGCCCGTGGTGTCGTGGTGGACGCCGCAGGCGTGCTCGGCGGGACGTCGCGGAACCTCCGGATCCTCCGCGACGAGTCCGACACGCTGCTGGTCCTCGTGCCCCGGAAGTCATCGCGCGGGGGTCGCGCGGCAGCACCGGACTGTCTGTTGCGTGCGTGGTTCGCGATCGTGGCGACATCGATCCGGCAGCAGGTCGCGCAGGCCAGCCCGGACTATCTCGCCGAGTCGCGGGCGGCGTCGAGCGAACGGGCCCGAACCATCGCGCAGCTCACCGAAACCCACGAGGACACGCTCGGGTCGATCCTCGGCACCCTGCGGTCCCGCGACCTCGACGATCGGACGGCACGCGCGTCGGCCGCCGAGACGGCGTCGTCGGCGCTCATCGCGCTGCGGTCGGTCGGTGACACCGACCGCAAACTGGCGACCGAGGCGGTCGCGACCGCGTTCGCGCGGTTGCAGGCCGAACTCGAACCCGTCCTGCGCCACCTCGAAGCCGACGTCGAGTACGTGCAACCGGCGACGGACGGACGCTCCCTACCGGGCGAGATCGCCCACGCGGCACGCGCGATCGCCCGCGCGGTCGCGGTCGCCCTCGGCGCGCAGCCGGGAGTCACGCGGCTGCGGATCGCCTGGCAGTCTCGCGGCCACGATCTCGTGGTCGACATCCGGGACCAGTGCGCAGGGGGCCTCGACGCGGACGCGTTGGAGCGCCAGCTCTCCGGCCGGCTGCGGACCCTCGACGGGACACTCGAGGTGGAGACGATCGCGGGATGGGGGAATCGGGTGACCGCGACGATCCCGCTCGAGACACCTGCCGCCCGCCCCGACGAGGATCTCCTGTCGTCGCTCAATCCGCGCGAACTCGAGGTGCTCGGTCACCTCGCGCTGGGGCGCCGGAACAAGTCGGTTGCCGCCGCGCTCGGCGTCAGTGAGAGCACGGTGAAGTTCCATGTCACCGCGATCCTGCAGAAACTGCGGGTGTCCAACCGTGGCGAGGCGGGACTGCTCGGGGCCCGCGCCGGTATCGCCGCGGACTGA
- a CDS encoding DUF1295 domain-containing protein, which yields MISGQSGWAAFGIIAVASLLFLAILHGVTMAIGHRIGRYNVVDVAWGLGFVGVAWLALILGPGDGLRRWLLAVLITVWGLRLSWHMYVKSAGKGEDPRYEELLSRGAGRDGESDPAGGHDLALVARKIFATQGISQWFVSLPIQVSAVVGPTHGVWFVVLVAGVALWVLGFGFEAVGDAQLRRFKADPANKGAIMDRGLWSWTRHPNYFGDSSMWWGLWLIAASSWPGVLTVLSPVAMTYFLVFATGARLLEQSMSKRPGYPEYQQRTSYFLPRPPRRTGSSVP from the coding sequence ATGATCAGCGGCCAGTCCGGCTGGGCGGCGTTCGGCATCATCGCCGTCGCGTCGCTGCTGTTCCTCGCGATCCTGCACGGCGTCACCATGGCGATCGGTCATCGCATCGGGCGCTACAACGTCGTCGACGTCGCGTGGGGACTCGGGTTCGTCGGTGTCGCGTGGTTGGCGCTCATCCTCGGTCCCGGCGACGGTCTGCGACGATGGCTCCTCGCGGTGCTGATCACCGTGTGGGGCCTACGGCTGAGCTGGCACATGTACGTCAAGTCGGCCGGCAAGGGTGAGGACCCCCGCTACGAGGAACTGTTGAGCCGGGGCGCGGGTCGCGACGGGGAGAGCGACCCCGCGGGCGGCCACGACCTCGCCCTGGTGGCCCGGAAGATCTTCGCGACGCAGGGCATCTCGCAGTGGTTCGTGTCGTTGCCGATCCAGGTGTCGGCGGTGGTCGGGCCGACACATGGTGTCTGGTTCGTCGTGCTGGTCGCGGGTGTCGCACTGTGGGTGCTCGGCTTCGGCTTCGAGGCCGTCGGCGACGCCCAGCTGCGCCGGTTCAAGGCCGACCCCGCCAACAAGGGCGCCATCATGGACCGCGGCCTGTGGTCGTGGACCCGGCATCCCAACTACTTCGGCGATTCCAGCATGTGGTGGGGACTCTGGTTGATCGCGGCGAGCAGCTGGCCAGGCGTGCTGACCGTGCTCTCGCCGGTCGCGATGACCTACTTCCTCGTCTTCGCCACCGGAGCGCGGCTGCTCGAGCAGTCGATGAGCAAGCGCCCCGGCTATCCCGAGTACCAACAGCGGACGTCGTACTTTCTCCCGCGACCGCCGCGCCGCACCGGCTCGTCGGTCCCATGA
- a CDS encoding DoxX family protein — MLTFLESKSQWAIGAFRIVVGFMFFCHGASTLLAWPVAPHGGATAELGAWPSWWAGAIQLIGGFLVMVGFQTRWAALIGSGSMAVAYFWKHQADGLLPIQNDGESSALYCWALFLIVFVGAGRLAVDNVVSRRTADQRTAEARVAEPERV, encoded by the coding sequence ATGCTTACCTTCCTCGAGAGTAAATCGCAGTGGGCCATCGGCGCCTTCCGGATCGTCGTGGGGTTCATGTTCTTCTGTCACGGGGCATCGACGCTGTTGGCGTGGCCCGTCGCACCGCACGGAGGTGCGACCGCGGAGTTGGGCGCGTGGCCGTCCTGGTGGGCCGGGGCCATCCAGTTGATCGGTGGCTTCCTGGTGATGGTCGGCTTCCAGACCCGGTGGGCGGCGCTGATCGGATCGGGATCGATGGCGGTCGCGTACTTCTGGAAGCATCAGGCGGATGGCCTGCTCCCGATCCAGAACGACGGTGAATCGTCGGCGCTCTACTGCTGGGCGCTGTTCCTGATCGTGTTCGTCGGGGCCGGCAGGCTCGCCGTGGACAACGTGGTGTCGCGGCGGACCGCGGACCAGCGGACCGCCGAGGCGCGGGTCGCCGAACCAGAGCGCGTGTAG
- a CDS encoding S-(hydroxymethyl)mycothiol dehydrogenase — translation MSQTVKGVISRSKGAPTELVDVVLPDPGPRDVIVKIQACGVCHTDLAYKQGGINDEYPFLLGHEAAGIVETVGSDVSHVEVGDFVVLNWRAVCGECRACKRGRPWYCFDTFNASVPMSLTDGTELTPALGIGAFIEKTLIHELQCTKVNPETDPAVAGLLGCGVMAGLGAAMNTGNVGRGDSVAVIGCGGVGDAAIAGARLAGATTIIAIDRDPAKLEWAKDLGATHTINGAEVEDVITAVQELTDGNGVDVIVDAVGRPETYQQAFYARDLAGTVVLVGVPTPDMKLELPLIDFFSRGGALKSSWYGDCLPERDFPMLIDLYEQGRLPLDKFVTERVGLTDVEAAFEAMEAGKVLRSVVELKA, via the coding sequence ATGTCGCAGACGGTCAAGGGAGTCATCTCACGGAGCAAAGGCGCGCCGACGGAGCTTGTCGACGTGGTGCTTCCCGATCCGGGTCCTCGCGATGTGATCGTGAAGATCCAGGCCTGCGGTGTCTGCCACACCGACCTCGCCTACAAACAGGGTGGGATCAACGACGAGTACCCCTTCCTCCTCGGTCACGAGGCGGCAGGCATCGTCGAGACCGTCGGCTCCGACGTCTCCCACGTCGAGGTCGGTGACTTCGTGGTACTGAACTGGCGAGCGGTGTGCGGAGAGTGCCGGGCGTGTAAGCGGGGACGTCCCTGGTACTGCTTCGACACCTTCAACGCCAGCGTGCCGATGTCGCTCACCGACGGCACCGAACTGACCCCCGCCCTGGGCATCGGGGCGTTCATCGAGAAGACGCTCATCCACGAATTGCAGTGCACCAAGGTCAATCCGGAGACCGATCCGGCGGTTGCGGGACTCCTGGGCTGCGGCGTGATGGCCGGTCTGGGTGCCGCGATGAACACCGGCAACGTTGGCCGTGGCGACTCGGTCGCGGTCATCGGGTGCGGTGGCGTCGGTGACGCCGCGATCGCCGGTGCACGACTCGCGGGTGCGACGACGATCATCGCGATCGACCGCGACCCGGCAAAACTGGAGTGGGCCAAGGACCTCGGGGCCACCCACACCATCAACGGTGCCGAGGTCGAGGACGTGATCACCGCGGTGCAGGAGCTGACCGACGGCAACGGCGTCGATGTGATCGTGGACGCGGTGGGCCGTCCGGAAACCTACCAGCAGGCCTTCTACGCGCGGGACCTCGCGGGGACCGTGGTCCTCGTCGGGGTGCCGACGCCGGACATGAAGCTGGAGTTGCCGCTCATCGACTTCTTCTCTCGCGGTGGCGCATTGAAGTCGTCTTGGTACGGCGATTGCCTTCCGGAACGGGACTTCCCGATGCTCATCGACCTCTACGAGCAGGGTCGACTGCCGCTGGACAAGTTCGTCACCGAGCGGGTCGGCCTGACCGACGTTGAGGCCGCCTTCGAGGCGATGGAGGCCGGCAAGGTGCTGCGTTCGGTCGTGGAGCTCAAGGCATGA
- a CDS encoding anti-sigma factor has protein sequence MPDEILDLAPLVGLDAVHGAELDDLHRELDAAGPAVRAEFDRQVAATREAMANVSSATATAPPDTLRERILGAARAESVTALPPVVEVPATPEPAPATVTPLRRRRRRATYLAAAAVAAIAIGAVGWAIGSSTTSEPSQPPTAEQVFAAKDVRTSSGDVASGHATVTYSPSADAGVLVMNDVPPPASGTVYQMWLVGPDGNTSAGTMTDKDVAPSTTAVLKNLGDATTLAFTVEPPGGSQQPTGPFVAQLPLS, from the coding sequence ATGCCTGACGAAATCCTGGATCTCGCCCCACTCGTCGGCCTCGATGCGGTGCACGGCGCCGAACTCGACGATCTGCATCGAGAGCTCGATGCCGCAGGTCCCGCCGTCCGTGCCGAGTTCGATCGGCAGGTCGCCGCGACGCGGGAGGCGATGGCGAACGTGAGCAGTGCCACCGCGACCGCACCGCCGGACACTTTGCGCGAGCGCATCCTCGGCGCCGCGCGGGCCGAGTCGGTCACTGCTCTGCCGCCGGTGGTCGAGGTCCCGGCAACGCCCGAGCCCGCCCCCGCGACCGTCACCCCGCTGCGTCGACGACGGCGACGGGCGACGTATCTCGCCGCAGCCGCTGTCGCCGCGATCGCGATCGGCGCGGTCGGCTGGGCGATCGGCTCGTCGACGACTTCCGAACCGTCCCAACCGCCGACGGCCGAACAGGTCTTCGCCGCCAAGGATGTCCGGACGTCATCCGGCGACGTCGCGAGCGGGCACGCCACCGTCACCTACTCGCCGTCCGCGGACGCCGGGGTGCTGGTGATGAACGACGTCCCGCCGCCCGCTTCGGGCACCGTCTACCAGATGTGGCTGGTCGGTCCGGACGGCAACACGTCGGCAGGCACCATGACCGACAAGGACGTCGCGCCGTCGACGACGGCGGTTCTCAAGAACCTCGGCGACGCAACCACATTGGCGTTCACCGTCGAGCCGCCCGGCGGCTCGCAGCAGCCGACCGGCCCGTTCGTCGCGCAGTTGCCGTTGAGCTGA
- a CDS encoding flavin-containing monooxygenase, with product MADKTLDALVIGAGVAGLYQLHMLREQGLDVRAYDAASDVGGTWYWNRYPGARFDSEAYIYQYLFDEDLYKGWSWSERFPGQPEIEQWMHYVADSLDLRRDIVLNTRIERAVFDEDTNRWTVTTDSGETIDTQFLVTCCGMLSAPMAELFPGQGDFAGQIFHTARWPREGAELAGKRVGVIGNGATGIQVIQTIADQVDQLKVFIRTPQYALPMKNPAYGPDDVAGYKSRFDELRQNLPHTFTGFEYDFTVAWADLTPAQRTVRLEEIYDNGSLKLWLASFAEIFSDEQVSEEVSEFVRAKMRARLKDPELCELLIPEDYGFGTHRVPLETGYLEIYHRDNVEPVAVKNNPIARIVENGLILTDGTLYELDVIVMATGFDAGTGALTRIDIRGRGGRSLKEDWGRDIRTTMGLMVRGYPNMLTTAVPLAPSAALCNMTTCLQQQTEWINEAIRHMRAHGKTVIEPTEAGEDAWVAHHDELADANLISKTSSWYVGSNVPGKPRRVLSYVGGVGAYRQATQEAAAAGYKGFALG from the coding sequence ATGGCAGACAAGACTCTCGACGCCCTGGTGATCGGTGCCGGCGTAGCCGGCCTGTATCAGCTCCACATGCTGCGTGAACAAGGCCTCGACGTGCGTGCCTACGATGCCGCATCGGACGTCGGCGGCACCTGGTACTGGAACCGCTACCCGGGTGCGCGGTTCGACTCCGAGGCCTACATCTATCAGTACCTGTTCGACGAGGACCTGTACAAAGGCTGGAGTTGGAGCGAGCGCTTCCCCGGCCAGCCGGAGATAGAGCAGTGGATGCACTACGTCGCGGACTCGCTCGACCTACGCCGCGACATCGTGCTCAACACCCGGATCGAGCGGGCCGTATTCGACGAGGACACCAACCGCTGGACGGTGACCACCGATTCCGGCGAGACCATCGACACTCAGTTCCTGGTCACCTGCTGCGGCATGCTCTCGGCGCCCATGGCCGAACTCTTCCCCGGTCAGGGTGACTTCGCCGGCCAGATCTTCCACACTGCGCGATGGCCCAGGGAGGGTGCGGAACTCGCGGGCAAGCGCGTGGGAGTGATCGGCAACGGCGCGACCGGGATACAGGTGATCCAGACCATCGCCGATCAGGTCGATCAGCTGAAGGTGTTCATCCGGACCCCGCAGTACGCCCTGCCGATGAAGAATCCCGCGTACGGTCCCGACGACGTGGCCGGGTACAAGTCACGTTTCGACGAACTCCGGCAGAACCTGCCGCACACGTTCACCGGCTTCGAATACGACTTCACCGTCGCCTGGGCCGATCTCACCCCGGCGCAGCGGACCGTGCGGCTCGAGGAGATCTACGACAACGGCTCACTCAAGCTGTGGCTGGCGTCGTTTGCCGAGATCTTCTCCGACGAGCAGGTGAGCGAGGAGGTGTCGGAGTTCGTGCGCGCGAAGATGCGTGCCCGGCTGAAGGACCCGGAGCTGTGCGAACTGTTGATCCCGGAGGACTACGGATTCGGCACGCATCGTGTCCCGCTGGAGACCGGCTACCTCGAGATCTATCATCGCGACAACGTCGAACCTGTTGCCGTCAAGAACAATCCGATTGCGCGCATCGTGGAGAACGGCCTCATCCTCACCGACGGCACGCTTTACGAGCTCGACGTCATCGTCATGGCAACCGGCTTCGACGCCGGCACGGGAGCGCTCACCCGCATAGACATCCGTGGCCGCGGCGGTCGCTCGCTGAAGGAGGACTGGGGCCGCGACATCCGCACGACGATGGGCCTGATGGTGCGCGGCTACCCGAACATGCTGACCACCGCGGTGCCGCTTGCTCCGTCCGCGGCGCTGTGCAACATGACGACGTGCCTGCAGCAGCAGACCGAATGGATCAACGAGGCGATCCGGCATATGCGCGCGCACGGCAAGACCGTGATCGAGCCGACCGAGGCCGGCGAGGACGCCTGGGTGGCCCACCACGACGAGTTGGCCGACGCGAACCTCATCTCCAAGACGTCGTCGTGGTACGTGGGATCGAACGTTCCGGGCAAACCTCGGCGCGTCCTGTCCTACGTTGGCGGGGTGGGGGCATACCGGCAGGCGACCCAGGAGGCCGCGGCCGCGGGATACAAGGGCTTCGCACTCGGCTGA
- a CDS encoding ATP-dependent DNA ligase, translated as MRFSRVVEASGAVAATRSRTRKTAELGGLLDDATAEEIPTVVAWLSGVIPQGRLGVGWRSLTSLTPTPSESPSLTVAGVDDLFVRLAAAGGPGSVALRQGLLTELFGSATESEQDFLRRLMTGELRQGALAGVMVDAIAKASGQPLDLVRRAHMLTGSLPETASLAVHGGAQALAGVGLQVGRAVAPMLATPADSLADAVAALGPDLVVDFKLDGARIQVHRRDDEIAVYTRSLRDITAAVPDLVEVVRGLPCRTVILDGETLTLDADGRPRPFQDTMSRFGSSGELADDPNGLLRPFFFDCLHLDGIDLIDRPLSERLAALTTVAPGMRIPSVTNPTVAEAERHFDAALAAGHEGVMVKSLAGPYAAGRRGKAWQKVKPVHTIDLVVLGAEWGSGRRTGFLSNLHLGARDPDGGPPIMVGKTFKGLTDALLQWQTDEFGRHETHRDGHTVYLRPEIVVEIELDGVQRSSRYPGGVALRFARVVRYRPDKTVDEADTIDAIRALLP; from the coding sequence ATGAGGTTCTCCCGTGTCGTCGAGGCGTCGGGTGCGGTCGCCGCCACGCGTTCACGCACCCGCAAGACCGCCGAGCTCGGAGGGCTGCTCGACGACGCCACCGCCGAGGAGATCCCCACCGTGGTCGCGTGGCTGTCCGGTGTGATCCCGCAGGGACGACTCGGCGTGGGGTGGCGTTCACTCACCTCGCTGACCCCGACACCGTCGGAGTCGCCGAGCCTGACCGTGGCCGGCGTCGACGACCTGTTCGTGCGACTGGCCGCGGCCGGTGGGCCCGGTTCTGTGGCGCTCCGCCAGGGTCTGCTGACCGAATTGTTCGGCTCGGCAACCGAATCCGAGCAGGACTTTCTCCGCCGGTTGATGACCGGCGAACTCCGCCAGGGCGCGTTGGCCGGGGTGATGGTCGATGCGATCGCGAAGGCGTCGGGCCAGCCGCTCGACCTGGTGCGCCGCGCCCACATGCTGACCGGCTCGCTCCCGGAGACGGCGTCGCTCGCGGTGCATGGCGGTGCGCAGGCACTGGCCGGGGTCGGGCTGCAGGTCGGTCGGGCGGTGGCGCCGATGCTCGCGACGCCGGCGGACTCGCTCGCCGACGCCGTCGCGGCGCTCGGTCCGGATCTGGTGGTGGACTTCAAACTCGACGGCGCGCGCATCCAGGTGCATCGCCGCGACGACGAGATCGCGGTCTACACCCGGTCGCTGCGTGACATCACCGCAGCGGTGCCCGATCTCGTCGAGGTGGTCCGCGGGCTCCCGTGTCGCACGGTCATCCTCGACGGCGAGACACTCACCCTCGACGCCGACGGACGTCCGCGGCCGTTCCAGGACACGATGAGTCGGTTCGGATCGTCGGGTGAGCTCGCCGACGACCCGAACGGACTGCTGCGGCCGTTCTTCTTCGACTGTCTTCACCTCGACGGCATCGATCTCATCGACCGGCCGCTGTCCGAACGTCTGGCGGCGCTGACGACCGTTGCGCCCGGCATGCGCATCCCTTCGGTCACCAACCCCACGGTGGCGGAGGCCGAACGGCATTTCGACGCCGCTCTCGCCGCCGGCCACGAGGGTGTGATGGTGAAGTCGCTGGCCGGACCGTACGCGGCCGGCCGTCGTGGAAAGGCGTGGCAGAAGGTCAAACCCGTGCACACCATCGACCTCGTCGTGCTGGGTGCGGAATGGGGATCGGGACGTCGCACCGGATTCCTCTCCAACCTGCACCTCGGTGCGCGAGACCCCGACGGCGGCCCGCCGATCATGGTCGGCAAGACCTTCAAGGGACTGACCGACGCGCTGTTGCAGTGGCAGACCGACGAGTTCGGCCGCCACGAGACCCATCGGGATGGCCATACCGTGTACCTACGTCCGGAGATCGTCGTGGAGATCGAACTCGATGGTGTGCAACGTAGTTCGCGCTATCCCGGCGGGGTGGCCCTCCGGTTCGCCCGCGTGGTGCGCTATCGGCCGGACAAGACCGTCGACGAGGCCGACACGATCGACGCGATCCGCGCATTGCTGCCGTGA
- a CDS encoding MBL fold metallo-hydrolase, with amino-acid sequence MSGDLRIDNVVTSGQFSLDGGTWDVDNNIWLVGNDDEVIIIDAAHAAKPILDAVGDRTVTAIVLTHGHNDHITVAPELSEATGAPIWLHPGDDMLWNETHPDVSHQDLEDGQRIDVAGTSLTIINTPGHSPGSSVVYAPEAAVLFSGDTLFQGGPGATGRSYSSFPTIIASIQEKIFTLDPATKVYTGHGDGTTVGDESPHLEEWIKRGS; translated from the coding sequence ATGAGCGGCGACCTGCGTATCGACAACGTCGTCACCTCCGGCCAGTTCTCGCTCGACGGAGGCACCTGGGATGTGGACAACAACATCTGGCTCGTCGGCAACGACGACGAGGTGATCATCATCGATGCGGCCCACGCCGCGAAGCCGATCCTCGACGCTGTCGGTGACCGCACGGTCACGGCGATCGTGTTGACCCACGGCCACAACGACCACATCACGGTCGCGCCGGAACTGTCCGAGGCGACGGGCGCACCGATCTGGCTGCACCCGGGCGACGACATGCTGTGGAACGAGACGCATCCGGATGTGTCGCACCAGGATCTCGAGGACGGGCAGCGCATCGACGTCGCCGGGACGTCGTTGACGATCATCAACACCCCGGGCCACTCGCCGGGATCGTCGGTGGTCTACGCCCCCGAGGCCGCAGTGCTGTTCTCCGGCGACACCCTGTTCCAGGGTGGGCCCGGTGCCACCGGCCGCTCGTACTCGAGTTTCCCGACGATCATCGCCTCGATCCAGGAGAAGATCTTCACCCTCGACCCTGCGACGAAGGTGTACACGGGGCACGGCGACGGCACCACGGTCGGCGACGAGTCGCCCCATCTCGAGGAATGGATCAAGCGCGGGAGCTGA